The Devosia sp. A16 genome includes a window with the following:
- a CDS encoding imelysin family protein encodes MKISTLALSIGMAAMSAGLANAAEPTADAILKTYADIALAGYEDALTTAKALDAATDALIANPSEATLNAARDAWRASRPSYQQTEAYRFGNAIVDEWEGRVNAWPLDEGLIDYVDASYGTESDENGLYTANVIANTRLNIAGKDVDASEITPAFLQDTLQEAGGIEANVATGYHAIEFLLWGQDLHGTGPGAGERPFTDYSTEANAKRRAQYLDAATDLLVTDLEEMVGNWQEGGAARLALADSGLGTILTGMGSLSFGEVAGQRMKLGLLLHDPEEEHDCFSDNTYISHLYDAIGVQNVYLGKYTRIDGSVVSGASISELIAAKDAALDTEIKGLLADTVAKMEIMKTRGDTVEKYDQMIGEGNTEGNAVVQAAIDGLIAQTRGIERAVALLNLGDTVTIEQSDSLTNPDAVFQ; translated from the coding sequence ATGAAGATCAGCACGCTGGCCCTCTCGATCGGCATGGCGGCGATGAGCGCCGGCCTTGCCAATGCCGCCGAACCCACGGCCGACGCCATCCTCAAGACCTATGCCGATATTGCGCTTGCCGGCTACGAGGATGCGCTCACCACCGCCAAGGCGCTCGACGCCGCTACCGACGCGCTGATCGCCAACCCGAGCGAGGCAACGCTGAACGCGGCGCGCGACGCCTGGCGGGCTTCGCGTCCGTCGTATCAACAGACCGAGGCCTACCGCTTCGGCAATGCCATCGTCGACGAGTGGGAGGGCAGGGTGAATGCCTGGCCGCTGGACGAGGGCCTGATCGACTATGTCGATGCCTCCTACGGCACCGAGAGCGACGAGAACGGGCTCTACACCGCCAATGTGATCGCCAACACCAGGCTGAATATCGCCGGCAAGGACGTCGACGCGTCGGAGATCACGCCGGCCTTTCTACAGGATACGTTGCAGGAAGCCGGTGGGATCGAAGCCAATGTCGCGACCGGCTATCACGCCATCGAGTTCCTGCTCTGGGGGCAGGACCTGCACGGCACCGGACCCGGCGCCGGCGAGCGGCCGTTCACCGATTACTCGACCGAGGCCAACGCCAAGCGGCGCGCCCAGTATCTGGACGCGGCGACGGACCTCTTGGTCACCGACCTTGAGGAGATGGTGGGCAATTGGCAGGAGGGCGGTGCGGCACGCCTCGCCCTGGCCGATAGCGGGCTCGGCACCATTCTTACCGGCATGGGGTCGCTGTCGTTCGGCGAAGTGGCCGGCCAGCGCATGAAGCTGGGGCTGCTGCTGCACGATCCGGAAGAGGAGCATGACTGCTTTTCCGACAACACCTACATCTCGCACCTTTATGACGCGATCGGCGTGCAGAACGTCTATCTGGGCAAGTATACCCGGATCGACGGCAGTGTCGTGTCCGGCGCCTCGATTTCCGAACTGATCGCCGCCAAGGACGCCGCGCTCGACACCGAGATCAAGGGACTCCTGGCGGACACCGTCGCCAAGATGGAAATCATGAAGACCCGGGGCGATACGGTCGAGAAATACGACCAGATGATCGGCGAGGGGAACACCGAAGGGAACGCCGTCGTGCAGGCGGCGATCGATGGCCTGATCGCCCAGACCCGTGGTATCGAGCGCGCCGTGGCGCTGCTCAACCTGGGCGACACGGTGACCATCGAGCAGTCGGACAGCCTGACCAACCCGGATGCCGTGTTCCAGTAA
- a CDS encoding ABC transporter substrate-binding protein: MIFKNALVASVSVAALAASTFTVSAQTDLAALYEAAKAEGQLTTIALPHDWCGYGAVIEGFKAKYPGITINELNPDAGSADEIEAIKANKGNTGPQAPDVIDVGLSFGPSAKAEGLIQPYKVSTWDSIPDTAKDAEGYWYGDYYGVLSFLVNTDLVSKVPTSWADLKAADYANAVALAGDPRAANQAIQGVYGAGLSTGATDAKAAAEAGLAYFAELNKSGNFVPVIGKAASTAQGTTPIVVAWDYNALAWRDGFAGNPKAEVVVPSDSVVAGVYIQAISAFAPHPNAAKLWMEYLYSDEGQLGWLAGYCHPIRFNDLAANGKVPQELLDKLPPAEAYAKAVFPTLDEQAAAKEVITGQWDAVVGANVQ, encoded by the coding sequence ATGATCTTCAAGAATGCGCTCGTCGCTTCGGTTTCGGTCGCGGCCCTCGCCGCTTCGACCTTCACCGTCTCGGCGCAGACCGACCTCGCCGCGCTCTACGAAGCCGCCAAGGCCGAGGGCCAGCTCACCACCATCGCCCTGCCGCACGACTGGTGCGGCTATGGCGCCGTGATCGAAGGCTTCAAGGCCAAGTATCCGGGCATCACCATCAACGAGCTCAACCCCGATGCCGGCTCGGCCGATGAAATCGAAGCCATCAAGGCCAACAAGGGCAATACCGGCCCGCAGGCCCCCGACGTGATCGACGTCGGCCTGAGCTTCGGCCCGTCGGCCAAGGCCGAAGGCCTGATCCAGCCCTACAAGGTCTCGACCTGGGACAGCATTCCCGACACGGCCAAGGACGCCGAGGGCTACTGGTACGGCGACTATTACGGCGTGCTGTCGTTCCTCGTGAACACCGACCTCGTCAGTAAGGTGCCGACCTCGTGGGCCGACCTCAAGGCCGCCGACTACGCCAATGCCGTGGCGCTGGCCGGTGATCCGCGCGCCGCCAACCAGGCCATCCAGGGCGTCTACGGCGCCGGCCTGTCGACCGGCGCCACCGACGCCAAGGCCGCGGCCGAAGCCGGCCTCGCCTACTTCGCCGAGCTCAACAAATCCGGCAACTTCGTGCCGGTGATCGGCAAGGCCGCCTCCACCGCCCAGGGCACCACGCCGATCGTCGTCGCCTGGGACTACAATGCGCTGGCCTGGCGCGATGGCTTCGCCGGCAACCCCAAGGCCGAAGTGGTGGTGCCGTCCGACAGCGTCGTCGCCGGCGTCTACATCCAGGCGATCTCGGCGTTCGCGCCGCACCCGAATGCCGCCAAGCTGTGGATGGAATATCTCTACTCGGACGAAGGCCAGCTCGGCTGGCTCGCCGGCTATTGCCACCCGATCCGCTTCAACGACCTCGCCGCCAACGGCAAGGTGCCGCAGGAGCTGCTCGACAAGCTGCCGCCGGCTGAAGCCTACGCCAAGGCGGTGTTCCCGACCCTCGACGAGCAGGCTGCCGCCAAGGAAGTGATCACCGGCCAGTGGGACGCCGTCGTCGGCGCCAACGTCCAGTAA
- a CDS encoding ABC transporter permease — protein sequence MAHVSSVADPAAGPVSTGPAVRVGGNPFRFVRRLRLGDILAIAPFILFALLFLLIPTLGLVVGAFQDGDGNFTLQNIMDLGTPQIVASFWISIRVSAASAILGAGIGLIIALAIIRGRLPDAIRSTVMTFSGVASNFAGIPLAFAFLATLGRLGLVTVLLKFVGFDLYKSGFNLLSFWGLTITYLYFQIPLMILIIAPAIDGLKKEWGEAAATLGATNGQFWRYIGLPVLWPNLLGTLSLLFANAFGAIATAYALTGSSLNIVPILLYAQIRGDVLHNPGLGAALALGMIVITAFANVIYLVIRTRAERWLK from the coding sequence ATGGCTCATGTCAGCTCTGTAGCTGACCCCGCGGCCGGCCCGGTTTCCACCGGGCCGGCCGTGCGCGTCGGCGGCAACCCGTTCCGGTTCGTCCGCCGGCTCCGGCTGGGCGATATCCTCGCCATCGCGCCCTTCATCCTGTTCGCCCTGCTGTTCCTGCTGATCCCGACGCTCGGCCTCGTCGTCGGTGCCTTCCAGGATGGCGATGGCAACTTCACGCTCCAGAACATCATGGATCTGGGCACACCGCAGATCGTCGCCTCCTTCTGGATCTCGATCCGGGTTTCCGCCGCCTCCGCCATCCTCGGCGCCGGCATCGGGCTCATCATCGCGCTGGCCATCATCCGCGGCCGCCTGCCCGATGCGATCCGTTCGACGGTGATGACGTTTTCCGGCGTCGCCTCGAACTTTGCCGGCATCCCGCTGGCCTTCGCCTTCCTCGCCACGCTTGGCCGGCTTGGGCTTGTCACGGTGCTGCTGAAGTTCGTCGGCTTCGATCTCTACAAATCAGGCTTCAACCTCCTCAGTTTCTGGGGCCTCACCATCACCTACCTCTACTTCCAGATCCCGCTGATGATCCTGATCATCGCGCCGGCGATCGACGGGTTGAAGAAGGAGTGGGGCGAGGCCGCGGCGACCCTGGGCGCCACCAATGGCCAGTTCTGGCGCTATATCGGGCTGCCGGTACTGTGGCCGAACCTGCTCGGCACGCTGTCGCTGCTGTTCGCCAACGCGTTTGGAGCGATCGCCACCGCTTATGCGCTCACCGGCTCATCGCTCAACATCGTGCCGATCCTGCTCTATGCGCAGATCCGCGGCGACGTGCTGCACAACCCGGGCCTCGGCGCCGCGCTGGCGCTCGGCATGATCGTCATCACCGCCTTCGCCAACGTCATCTACCTGGTGATCCGCACCCGCGCCGAGAGGTGGCTCAAATGA